The following proteins come from a genomic window of Candidatus Thiodiazotropha sp. CDECU1:
- the acnD gene encoding Fe/S-dependent 2-methylisocitrate dehydratase AcnD, whose product MNTQFRKRLPNTDLDYFDTREAVEAIQPGAYEKLPYTSRVLAEQLVRRCDPGLLTDALKQLIERKRDLDFPWYPARVVCHDILGQTALVDLAGLRDAIADKGGDPAKVNPVVPTQLIVDHSLAVEHAGFETDAFEKNRAIEDRRNEDRFHFIEWTKTAFDNVDVIPAGNGIMHQINLEKMSPVIQNRDGLAFPDTCVGTDSHTPHIDALGVIAIGVGGLEAETVMLGRPTMMRLPEIVGVKLTGQRQPGITATDIVLALTEFLRRERVVSAYLEFFGEGAESLTLGDRATIANMTPEFGASAGLFYIDAHTIDYLKLTGRTPEQVALVENYARTSGLWVDALERAEYERVLEFDLSEVDRTMAGPSNPHRRLPTSDLQERGIAVDLDKAQAEEQAGKMPDGAVIIAAITSCTNTSNPRNVVAAGLVARKANELGLLRKPWVKSSFAPGSKVARLYLEESGLLPELEKLGFGIVAYACTTCNGMSGALDPKIQQEVIDRDLYATAVLSGNRNFDGRIHPYAKQAFLASPPLVVAYAIAGTVRFDIEKDVLGHDKAGNPITLKDIWPSDEEIDAIVSQSVKPEQFIQVYQPMFDLGDREQAESPLYDWRPQSTYIRRPPYWEGALAGQRSLKGMRPLAVLGDNITTDHLSPSNAILASSAAGEYLAKMGLPEEDFNSYATHRGDHLTAQRATFANPKLLNEMCRDDQGEVIQGSLARLEPEGEPMRMWEAIESYMQRKQPLIIVAGADYGQGSSRDWAAKGVRLAGVEAILAEGFERIHRTNLVGMGVLPLEFKWGENRNSYNIDGTETFDVVGEPTPRADLTVVMHRRNGERVEIPVTCRLDTAEEVSVYGAGGVLQRFAQDFLESKGA is encoded by the coding sequence ATGAACACCCAATTCAGAAAACGACTGCCCAACACCGACCTGGACTACTTCGATACCCGCGAGGCAGTCGAGGCGATCCAGCCAGGCGCCTACGAGAAGCTTCCCTACACCTCGCGGGTCCTGGCGGAGCAACTCGTACGCCGCTGCGATCCAGGCCTGCTGACCGATGCCCTGAAGCAGCTCATCGAGCGCAAACGGGACCTGGACTTCCCCTGGTATCCGGCGCGGGTGGTCTGCCACGACATCCTGGGCCAGACCGCCCTGGTCGACCTGGCCGGTCTGCGCGACGCCATCGCCGACAAGGGGGGCGACCCGGCCAAGGTCAATCCGGTGGTGCCGACTCAGCTCATCGTCGACCACTCTCTGGCGGTGGAACACGCCGGTTTCGAAACCGATGCCTTTGAGAAGAACCGGGCCATCGAGGATCGCCGCAACGAGGACCGTTTCCACTTCATCGAGTGGACCAAGACCGCCTTCGACAACGTGGATGTGATCCCCGCCGGCAACGGCATCATGCACCAGATCAACCTGGAGAAGATGTCGCCGGTGATCCAGAACCGGGACGGCCTGGCCTTCCCCGACACCTGCGTCGGCACTGACAGCCACACCCCCCACATCGACGCCCTGGGGGTGATCGCCATCGGCGTCGGCGGTCTGGAGGCCGAGACCGTGATGCTCGGTCGTCCCACCATGATGCGTCTGCCGGAGATCGTCGGCGTCAAGCTCACCGGCCAGCGCCAGCCCGGCATCACCGCCACCGATATCGTGCTGGCATTGACCGAGTTCCTGCGTCGGGAACGGGTGGTCTCGGCCTATCTGGAGTTCTTCGGCGAGGGGGCAGAGAGCCTCACCCTCGGCGACCGCGCCACCATCGCCAACATGACCCCCGAGTTCGGCGCCTCCGCCGGGCTCTTCTATATCGACGCACACACCATCGACTACCTGAAGCTCACCGGCCGCACACCGGAACAGGTGGCGCTGGTGGAGAACTATGCCCGCACCAGCGGTCTCTGGGTCGATGCGCTGGAGCGCGCCGAGTATGAACGGGTGCTGGAGTTCGATCTGTCGGAGGTGGACCGCACCATGGCCGGCCCCTCCAACCCCCATCGCCGCCTGCCCACCAGCGATCTGCAGGAACGGGGCATAGCGGTGGACCTGGACAAGGCCCAGGCCGAAGAGCAGGCAGGGAAAATGCCAGACGGCGCGGTGATCATCGCCGCCATCACCAGCTGTACCAACACCTCCAACCCGCGCAACGTGGTGGCTGCCGGTCTGGTGGCGCGCAAGGCCAATGAGCTGGGCCTGCTGCGCAAGCCCTGGGTGAAGTCCTCCTTCGCCCCTGGCTCGAAAGTGGCCCGGCTCTATCTCGAAGAATCCGGCCTGCTGCCGGAGCTGGAGAAACTCGGCTTCGGCATCGTCGCCTACGCCTGCACCACCTGCAACGGTATGAGCGGCGCCCTCGATCCGAAGATACAGCAGGAGGTCATCGATCGCGACCTCTACGCCACCGCGGTGCTCTCCGGCAACCGTAACTTCGACGGCCGCATCCACCCCTATGCCAAACAGGCCTTCCTTGCTTCGCCGCCCCTGGTGGTGGCCTACGCTATCGCCGGCACCGTGCGTTTCGATATCGAGAAAGATGTCCTGGGACATGACAAGGCGGGTAATCCGATCACCCTCAAGGATATCTGGCCCAGTGACGAGGAGATCGACGCCATTGTCTCCCAGTCGGTCAAGCCGGAGCAGTTCATCCAGGTCTACCAGCCCATGTTCGACCTGGGCGACAGGGAACAGGCGGAGAGCCCGCTCTATGACTGGCGTCCCCAGAGCACCTACATCCGCCGGCCTCCCTACTGGGAGGGCGCCCTGGCGGGTCAGCGCAGTCTGAAGGGCATGCGTCCGCTGGCGGTACTGGGTGACAACATCACCACCGACCATCTGTCACCCTCGAATGCCATTCTAGCCAGCAGTGCGGCGGGAGAGTACCTGGCCAAGATGGGTCTGCCGGAAGAGGACTTCAACTCCTACGCCACCCATCGCGGCGATCATCTTACCGCCCAGCGCGCCACCTTCGCCAACCCCAAGCTGCTCAACGAAATGTGCCGGGACGACCAGGGCGAGGTGATCCAGGGCTCCCTGGCGAGACTGGAGCCGGAGGGCGAACCCATGCGCATGTGGGAGGCGATCGAGAGCTACATGCAGCGTAAACAGCCGCTGATCATCGTCGCCGGCGCCGACTACGGTCAGGGCTCGTCGCGGGACTGGGCCGCCAAGGGTGTGCGCCTGGCCGGGGTGGAGGCGATCCTGGCCGAAGGCTTCGAGCGCATCCACCGCACCAACCTGGTGGGTATGGGCGTGCTGCCGCTGGAGTTCAAGTGGGGCGAGAATCGCAACAGCTACAACATCGACGGCACCGAGACCTTCGACGTGGTGGGTGAGCCTACTCCACGGGCCGACCTGACCGTGGTCATGCACCGGCGCAACGGCGAGCGGGTGGAGATCCCGGTCACCTGTCGGCTGGATACCGCTGAGGAGGTGTCGGTCTATGGCGCCGGGGGTGTGTTGCAGCGGTTTGCGCAGGACTTTTTGGAGTCCAAGGGGGCTTGA
- the prpF gene encoding 2-methylaconitate cis-trans isomerase PrpF encodes MTHKPQIKIPATYMRGGTSKGVFFNLNDLPEAAQAPGEARDKLLLRVIGSPDPYAKHTDGMGGATSSTSKTVILAKSDRPDHDVDYLFGQVAIDKAFVDWSGNCGNLTAAVGSFAIASGLVDGSRIPDNGTAVVRIWQKNIEKSIVAHVPIADGQVQETGDFELDGVTFPAAEVKIEFISPVDPSEAMFPTGNLVDELEVPGIGTFKATMINAGIPTIFLNAADIGYTGTELQEAINEDPAALERFETIRAHGAIRMGLIEKVEEAAARQHTPKVAFVAPSADYTASSGKAIAADDIDLNVRALSMGKLHHAMMGTAAVAIGTAAAIPGTLVNLAAGGGERESVTFGHPSGTLRVGAAACEQNGNWIVEKVVMSRSARILMEGWVRIPGDAY; translated from the coding sequence ATGACCCACAAACCCCAAATCAAGATCCCCGCCACCTACATGCGCGGCGGCACCAGCAAAGGGGTCTTCTTCAATCTGAACGACCTGCCGGAAGCGGCACAGGCCCCTGGAGAAGCCCGCGACAAACTCCTGCTGCGGGTCATCGGCAGCCCCGATCCCTACGCCAAACACACCGACGGCATGGGCGGCGCCACTTCAAGCACCAGCAAGACAGTGATCCTGGCCAAGAGCGACAGGCCCGATCACGACGTGGACTACCTCTTCGGCCAGGTAGCCATCGACAAGGCCTTCGTCGACTGGAGCGGCAACTGCGGCAACCTCACCGCCGCGGTCGGTTCCTTCGCCATTGCCAGCGGTCTGGTGGATGGGTCGCGTATCCCCGACAACGGCACTGCCGTGGTGCGCATCTGGCAGAAGAACATCGAGAAGTCCATTGTCGCCCATGTGCCCATCGCCGATGGGCAGGTACAGGAGACCGGCGACTTCGAACTCGACGGCGTCACCTTTCCCGCCGCCGAGGTGAAGATCGAATTCATCAGCCCGGTGGATCCCAGCGAGGCCATGTTCCCCACCGGCAATCTGGTGGATGAACTGGAGGTTCCAGGCATCGGCACCTTCAAAGCCACCATGATCAACGCCGGCATTCCCACCATCTTTCTCAACGCCGCCGACATCGGCTACACCGGCACAGAACTGCAGGAGGCGATCAACGAAGACCCGGCAGCCCTGGAGCGATTCGAGACCATCCGCGCCCATGGCGCCATCAGGATGGGGCTGATCGAGAAGGTTGAAGAAGCAGCGGCCCGCCAGCACACCCCCAAGGTGGCCTTCGTGGCGCCATCCGCCGATTACACTGCATCCAGCGGTAAGGCGATCGCAGCGGACGACATCGACCTCAATGTGCGCGCCCTCTCCATGGGCAAGCTACACCATGCCATGATGGGCACCGCCGCCGTCGCCATTGGCACCGCGGCGGCCATCCCCGGTACCCTGGTCAATCTGGCCGCCGGGGGCGGCGAGCGGGAATCGGTCACCTTCGGCCACCCCTCCGGCACTCTCAGGGTGGGCGCAGCAGCCTGCGAGCAGAACGGCAACTGGATCGTGGAGAAGGTGGTGATGAGCCGCAGCGCGCGCATCCTGATGGAGGGCTGGGTACGCATTCCGGGTGATGCGTATTAG
- a CDS encoding DUF4126 domain-containing protein: METIDTLALTLGAGWAAGINLYAAILVLGYLGMTGHVVLPPGLEVLSDPLVMGIAGIMYFIEFFADKTPGVDSGWDALHTFVRIPAGALLAAGAASGFEVNQAAELAAALVGGTMAAGSHFTKAGTRLMINTSPEPVTNWTASIAEDLAVIGGLWAALHYPLAFIIMLLLFVALVIWLLPKIWRALKSLFRRIGALFGKEPPLAEATGGRPEDPDVLKSLFHTANSDQNMEK; this comes from the coding sequence ATGGAGACTATCGACACCCTTGCACTCACCCTAGGCGCCGGATGGGCTGCCGGCATCAACCTCTATGCCGCAATCCTGGTATTGGGCTATCTGGGCATGACAGGTCATGTGGTCCTGCCCCCGGGACTCGAGGTACTTAGCGACCCTTTGGTAATGGGTATCGCGGGCATCATGTATTTCATCGAGTTTTTCGCTGATAAGACACCGGGTGTCGACAGCGGTTGGGATGCCCTGCATACCTTCGTGCGCATCCCCGCTGGCGCCTTGCTGGCAGCCGGTGCCGCGAGTGGATTCGAGGTCAACCAGGCAGCCGAACTAGCCGCTGCATTGGTGGGCGGCACCATGGCGGCCGGTAGCCACTTTACCAAGGCCGGTACCCGCCTGATGATCAACACCTCCCCGGAGCCGGTCACCAACTGGACCGCCTCTATTGCCGAAGATCTGGCCGTCATCGGTGGTCTCTGGGCAGCACTGCACTATCCGCTGGCATTCATCATCATGTTGCTGCTCTTCGTCGCCCTGGTGATCTGGTTGCTGCCAAAGATCTGGCGGGCACTGAAATCCCTGTTTCGACGTATTGGGGCCCTGTTCGGAAAAGAACCCCCGTTGGCTGAAGCGACAGGGGGCCGGCCTGAAGATCCCGATGTACTGAAATCACTCTTCCATACGGCGAACAGTGATCAAAATATGGAAAAGTAG